From the genome of Chlorocebus sabaeus isolate Y175 chromosome 2, mChlSab1.0.hap1, whole genome shotgun sequence, one region includes:
- the LOC119618426 gene encoding U6 snRNA-associated Sm-like protein LSm6, giving the protein MSLRKQTPSDFLKQIIGRPVVVKLNSGVDYRGVLACLDGYMNIALEQTEEYVNGQLKNKYGDAFIRGNNVLYISTQKRRM; this is encoded by the coding sequence ATGAGTCTTCGGAAGCAAACCCCTAGTGACTTCTTAAAGCAAATCATCGGACGACCGGTTGTGGTAAAATTAAATTCTGGAGTGGATTATCGAGGGGTCCTGGCTTGCCTGGATGGCTACATGAATATAGCCCTGGAGCAGACAGAAGAATATGTAAATGGACAACTGAAGAATAAGTATGGGGATGCATTTATCCGAGGAAACAATGTGTTGTACATCAGTACACAGAAGAGACGGATGTGA